A window of Magallana gigas chromosome 8, xbMagGiga1.1, whole genome shotgun sequence genomic DNA:
tttatttctaaacagaTGAACATGTTATAATCACCGGCAGTTTAAATAAATAGTTATTCAATACGTAAGAGAAATCGACGCCTGATCATGATATGCATGATGACATTCGAATGACGTCAGCGGAGGTACTTGACCCCAGGTAGGACACAAAGCATCTCAAACAAAAGGTTGGCTCCCGTCAAGGCGGTCGTTCCATTCAAATCATAAGAAGGGGacacctgttaaaaaaaaattactgatttATCAATTGTTTTTCATACTAGCTGATGACGTCATTAACCAAAAATTCGGCATCCAATGACATACAACGAGACAACCACCTGTTATATGTAGCTCTTTACAGAGCCATCGACatgattgttttcattttttcagaaAACTCTTTTGCTCTTTCCATCTATTTGTGCCTGGACAGCCTAATATGCTTTTTTTCTACTGTGGATACAAAATCGTTTAGTTGTTGGATTGTAttgttgtgttttgtttttgttttttttggggggggggggtttggggGGGGATGtcttttttccccctttttttcgGAAGGGGGAGGGGTCTTGTAGACTAACCTCCACGAGATCACCCCCGACGACGTTCAGTCCCCTGCAACCCCGGACGATCTCCAGTCCCTGTATCGAGGTCAGCCCACCTATCTCGGGGGTACCTGTTCCCGGTGCAAAGGCGGGGTCGAGTCCATCGATGTCAAATGATATATACACCGGTCTGTCGCCCATCATATCACGGACCTCACTCATCAGGGGGGCCATGGACTTGTGCCAACACTCCTCCGCCATTACCACTCGAAATCCCTGAAATATAAGTAAACATTCTAGACAAAGACGTTCATAACCACATTATACAGTATACGAGGTATACATATGACGATATGTATGACGTAGTAGTATAAAGAAAttagttttaatatttatacatgtattaactatcgattctaaaattataaagagaaaaaactAGTTTTGCTTTTCGAAAATTCTTGtttttctgatttaaaaaaaaaattcttgcgAAGTTACACGTAAAATGTGCTTCGACCTTCAAATCCCTTccttgaatattatttttatggCATCTTTTCCCCATAATTCCCTTTACCTGGTTCCTCGCCCAATCGTAGTCCTCCACGGAATATGTGGACCCACGGAGTCCGATCTGAATGACCCTGTGGGGGTCCAGGCACCCCTCCTCCACCGCCCGACGGAAGGGCGTCCCGTGGGCAATCTTCTCCCCCAGCATCGTGTCGCTTGTGTCAGAGTGGGCGTCGATATGGACCATTCCCAGGGGACCGTACCTCTCCTGGGGGACCAAGAAAACACTTCAAACATTACCAGGTGTCATTAGCGTCTCATTATCAATGAATACATCATTATGAGCCGTTCAAATAACGAATTAAAGAGAGTTTGTACCACGTATGCCAATCAGTTGATAGCAATAACAATCAAAGTAATGATAGTACTAAAGAGCGCTAACCTAGCTCGGTTCTAAAGGAAATTCACTTTGTGCAAGCTTAGTTAAGAAGAATCAATTTGATTTTCTATATTTCAGCTTCGGTATGCGCAACATATTTCCTTATCACTTCGTGGCAGCCCCTGCagtgatgtacatgtacgtaagccccgcaCTTAGATTCACAGTAGCCCGAGCAACAATAGCCCGTGCAATTATGTGCGTTAACCCCTGAAGCTGGTTctctaaccagtttaaatgatgtatatttctgctcatagggcgcggttattcgatgcaccggaagcAGAAGTCCAACGACAATAAAGAGAAATTAGTTCCGCTGATGCAGCTCATTTAGGGCAGTAAATATGGATGTTTATATTGGGTCATTTTAACTTACAATTAACGTCATCTGTCAGAAATGGAAGCACGACAAAGTATTTGACATTTTACCACATCACCAATCAGAATCGGCATCAGAATACAATACGTCatttttgaatacatgtaccttaatatCAAGCTTCTGGATCGTCCAAGTGTAGAAATCGAGATCATATTTTGAGCGCTGCATTTAGTGCAatagtgtatatatattcaaatctCTAGTCTGTCTTTACTCTTAATCAGTCTAACAGTTATATTTTGACTTTCCAATAGTTATTTATTAATTGAGTGCACATGTCTGACCTTCATGGCCTGCAGGATGGGGTAGCTAATTGTGTGGTCCCCTCCCATTGTTAGAGGTATGCAGCCATTACTAATCAACTTCCGGTAATAGTCCCGGATGTCCTCACACGCCTTAGGAAGATTGTAAAGGTTAAAGTTCACGTCACCGACGTCAGCTACTTGGAAAGAGTCAAACGGCGAGGCCCCTAGAACAAAATAAACAGTCGATCATTACTCAGACTTTGTTAAATCTAATGTGCATCGCGATGTACAGTTGATGAACGCAAGATGTATGCACGAGGAGCTTAAATGTATTCAATTCAATGGTTTATTGACATCACCATGTTGGGaacagtcaaaatgaaatcaaatgacagacaaaagAATATTATAACAGAAAGGCTATAGCATGCAAGAGTAGACAGTTTTATACAATACTTCATAGTCCCCGGAACTGTTTTCTCTGCATAAAGCATTTATCTAAGTAGATACATAGACGTTTTGGTAtattataatcacatggatacacaatttcttttatggGATCAATACCACAgtataatttatcataaaatatataacaataatgAAATCGAAGATTGTCATACCTAGGACAGTaaagtacaaaatgtttttcattttcgacCAATAATTTACTAGCATAGCATAAACGTTTTTCCTTAGGGATAATTGGTTTACAATATCTACCTGTTTCAATGAATGGTGAATTTGCACTTAATCTTGTTAGCTGGGATCTTTCATGCCTTTTCAAGGAAAACTTGCAACTTGTACTCGTtagaatttgatattttattgtaaaaatgaagttttcCTGAGTGAGAAGATGAGATTTTGTATAGACTATATAGTGCTAAACGTACACATCTTGCTACTCACTTCTTGTATCGCTAACACACGATACAGCACGATGTTTACCatattcatacttttttgtGAGGGTTTCTATTTAATTTTCAAcaattattttacatgtgttattttattcttaatttcTTCTACGCATTTTATCACTTAATACCAGTGAGTTTTTTTGTAACAATATTTCCAGATTCGATTATAATCTTTACAAGAAATTCTTTGATAAACTATCTCGTTCCGCGGTATGTGAATTATTTTCCCCTCACAACAGTTTAGCAAGTAAACAAGATTTAGGACCAAAATCACAGCAAAAGTAAAACAGCTCGACGACATCTGAGACATTTGCCCTTGCCCTTAGAAGTTTATTTCTATACTATGGTTGATATCATACATAAACCTTTCATTACAGGCACGAATCATGAgccatcgtttttgaaaggggggggggcagactcatcgaaaaaatcttgacaagcaaaaaaacaaaCTTCCCAGAATCATTATGAATCCTAATGAATCCTAaaccgtgggggggggggggggggggttggggtgggggttggggtggggggggggggtagtttaGTTTATATCCATAACTTCATTTTCTGTCTTAATTTCGTTatgtcatttcaaattttttacataatcccaaaaagtgggggaggggaCAACTCCATCATAATTCACATCTTCATaagtaaatttaacaaaaaatctttcctgcgacaaaaaaaggggggggtggcatcaattttttttattttgtatacatgtttgaataaacaatgctaaaagaaaaacaaataatttcaatagatattatagaatattactttcaattagttggacctgaaaaccaaaggctgaatttcattcatagcaattttgtataatattgctttttcgttttctcactttttaagatttgaaatctacgaaatttgttaagtcgtacatgaacttttttaaattttgtataaatgtttgaataaacaatgctaaaagaaaaacaaataatttcaatagatattatagaatattactttcaacaagttggacctgaaaaccaaaggctgaatttcattcatagcaattttgtataatattgctttttcgttttctcactttttaagatttgaaatctacgaaatttgttaagtcgtacatgaaaaagatcatcagaaaattatctccctaGCGCCGAAaagtatttcaaccaatgaaataaatgtaaattttcacatcatgtattatCTACCAATCATAAAGGaaaggaagtgcacaacccggagactgtaaattatttcaactctttataccgtcttccaaggaagacggtaataACATGGGAAAGTCTCCCTACTCtggaagagagataactcttgtTTGATCTCTTGTTTGGATGGTGGACATATTCTGTCCAAATTCTACCAAAGTTTTCAAACCCTGCCAAAGTTTTTATGTACGTGTACGGTATGGTTTGTTAACAAAAGCCATGCATTATGGAAGGTGTAATTAAAGTCATAAACATACATATAAATGCACATATGTATCGTTAATACACATAAGTGcgtagaaaacaaaataaaacgcGATTTAAAACAGATAACCATTAGCAGTTATTTTTAATAGCTTTTCAGTAGCATCTAATCTATGCTGCTAACTAGTAAtgttcatttttgggagttgactttaatcaactctcctatgcagttactctggcaaaccgaaagtgaaacagtgtttggaccaaagcacaaatcatcaccgctgacaatacttagttcttgaaaatgataaaaaaaattcgatgtaatgtatgctgtttttcaaggaaacgtaTCTAttaacactttgaaaatagtcagattttatataatacgaacaatttagatatttgtgTGGTCTCgatcatgtattcctacgccagaatTTAATAAAGACTCGTTAAACCAAacgttcggctgtctccgtaaatcaccgacaagcagagaggctctcttgcttgtcggagattaacggagacagccgagcgtctgtttgaacgagactagagttcgatgtCAATAGtgtttggatccatacaatttttagaattgtttcaattactaatatatagtttgaaatctatcttaaaATATTGCACAACATGAGTCATATGGGTATtctcgaaaaaaattcataccgttgaaaaatgaccccgggtataaatttcacgatcgtggtctcaattttcaacgttgaaaaatgatccctcgggtcaatattcaacgttgaaaaatgacccccgggtcaattttcaacccgggtcaatattcttcgttacaccggaaAAGTCAAacaattcatattataaaaaagtgcgtaattcaaatacagactagaaactaattgccatgcaagataagctgattttaaaataaatgataatcaataaactcaactcccgtcagtacttcagtactttgattaatttttaaaaagctgatTAGTAGCGGCTATTTCTACAGCTAATAATTAGCGGCTATTTTTACAGTAGCGGACTTTTACAGCTTTTCAATAGCAGCCATTTCTATGCAGCTAATTAGTGACGACTATTATATATAGCGACATATCATcgaagatctgattttaatcagattgatacATATTGCTACATCTTTTCAGTAGCAGCGATCAAATTCTCAACAACTAACAAGTATAGCGGCTTTATTTTCAGTTACACCTATTTATATACAGATCACCACTAAGCTAATGGCTTTTTCTACAGCTATTCAGTAACGTAACTTTATTTCTACACCTTACTACAGCGGCTTCATTTTACAACCTACCTGTGGCGATGTTGGTCCTCCGAACCAGCGCCGACTCGGTCCGGATTTGTCGTGGTCCTAGCCTGGTTCCGGACCGGTTGGACGTTCCGATGTCCATGGGAATTCCCACAAAGCAAGCCTTCAAACCTTGTCAAAGGAAACAATTCTCTTTGCATGCATTTATTCTGATAAAACATTTCGTTGGGAACTAATGTTCGAGTACTTTTCACCAGCAATTGATTTGTTGATTTCTATGGTCTCTCCCGCTATGAATGTACACGCACGAATGATATTTGTTTAGAATATTGTATaactataatatatatagtGACATGTGTGCTCCTGCTTAGAGGGTAGCGtaatatgtttatattcatgtacatatgttacaactgcttataattatgttaattcATATGGATTTTAGCAAATAGAAATAGAAGTccttatgaaaaataatctttaaagtgaaaatgaaatatgGACGATCCATACATGTGTgtctttttgcattttaatgGACAATCAGTATGACGGAGCTGTTAATTACttaattgtaaatgtaaatatataaaaaaaaaaaaaacatatgtatacatgtcGTTGTTGGAATGTCTATAACATAAGCTGAAATAGGCCGCCGTAGCTGTCCAGCTCATGTTATCTATTTGTTCAGAATGTAGATATCTTATGCAATAAAGATACGTGTTTATAAAACTcgatatattatataatttgtaacaaaaataaatatattccaGGGTTTTATTATCTATATCGTAACTGATATCGATTTAATTAATGGTTTAAAGATTATAGCTCATAACCTGAtgattatttacaaacaaactTAGATTATATGTTGGGTCATGGTCAGCGCAAGCTGTCTTATCTGACCCATTGTAACGAGGGGAAGGTGTCCGGTAAGTTACAATCGGAACGTGACCGGTGCACGAGATTAATTGAAACAGGTGCGCGTTCTTACCCTGGGAATCTGTCTGTACGGGAAGACGCATCATGGAGGCTATCCCCCCGGACCGGGGCATATCGTTCCCTGACAGCGGTTCGTTGTATTTCCCCCCATGACGGGAGCTGGTACTCAGGGAACGGCGGAGAGCGGtccttacaatttttttcattgctgTTCGTTGGGGATTGCTAAACGTATGGTGTGCCGTTGGGATCATTTGCTGTTAAAGGTGGAAttacacacctggaaaaagtcactcaaattaacagttaatttttttgatCATGAAAGATTAAGGATGAATAAACGGTACCcatgtcaaatacatgtagtaagtaagtaagtaaataatttattatagtgacatgtgtataTAGCATTATTAGAAAATTCATCTTACAAATTTAACATCAATACACCCGGCCCAACGGACCTATAAGTCACTTTCAATACAATGTGaataaattgtacatgttttggGAGCAAGATGGCTTTGTCAAGTGTTTCTGTCTTAAATTGTATAATTCATTGATAAAATAAGCGATTTGGCGGGGGTAGTTACATATTAGGTCAACAAACAGAATACTGTCACTTGTATTATTTTGACTTACAGTTAAATTATTtcctattttataaaataaatgacttcTCTGGTTATTGAAGAATGGACAACGTAATAAAAAGTGCTTTTCAGTTTCGATTTCGTTAAGATCACATAAGTTACATATTCTATCCTCCACCGGTTCTCCTCTGTAGCGACCTGTTTCGATCCTCAGGGGGAGTATAGATTGGTCATTTTAAGTGCAATAAAAAATGTACTTCAAAAAGATACAGTTTGGACTTCCTATGCATTTtgagataaataaatataccggtatatagatCCGAAGATCGTTAGCCTACTGAAGGGCGTTCCAGACAATGATGACAGTAGAGGCTCCCAAACTAAAGGAAGGGCGCTTGTCTGAAATAGACAGGGAACCAGTCTAAGGGAAGGATGCCTGCGTTGCATTGAGTGTTATCAGCGTTATCTAACACGGGTCACGCGAATTTCGGATATCACCTATATAAGCTTTGAATTatcagttgattttttttaaacttcacaACTAATAGCGATGTTTCATTGCATGATTTGATTTTGTCTACTTATATGATCAAAATGGATCTTGTGGGTAATCAACTGATGACCTAGTATCAAACGGACCTTAGACTTgacattgcaaaaataaaaatttgcaaGGCACTAATCCTAACagtgattaaaaataaactgatAATGAAAGGGCATATTCAATACATTCTTAATGTGTGCAGTTGTCCCAGGAGCACGATTTGCAGTTCCGGGCCAATTTGGGTTGCACATACTCggtttttaaagtaaaattcacACGTCATAACTTCTTTTCTAATTTCTAGTCTGCAGACGACAAAATCAGATAGGACAAATTATTAAATGGAAAACAACCAACAAAAACCCGCCCACCATCCTTTCTCACGGTAACTTTAATCTTTTTTACTATTGAACTGTAAATACCATGATACTGCTGTTCTTTTGCATCATATCTTCAGGAATGGTGGTAATGCTGGTTTCAAACATTCAATGTCGCGGTGGAAAGAGGGCGTTGATCACAGATGTCATAGAACTGCATTATCATCAAACGGTTTAACCCCACTTCAAATGGTGCATTTCCATATTTTCAACTTGGATCTTTTATTATTCTGGTATGATTTACCACTTGTGCATCAAACTTAATGAATAGAATTTTGTCCCAGTGAACGGTTATGAAATGGGATATTGATCcattgaacaattattaaaTGGGATATTTGGCCTTTTGAATGATTATTGAATGGGATATTGGTCCATTGAATGATTATTAAATGGAATATTGGCCCAATGAaccttaatttttaaatagtatattGCCCATTTCATTATTATACCTATATGAATGTATATAGCTAATTTTATTTGGAGGAAAGTAAAGCATTTGACTTGTGGAATTGGTATCAAAGAAGGgtttaaatgtgtattttcaGGTGTTCTGGTACGTGAAGGGGACACAATTAATATGTCGATAAAAGTCCGTGCATTTCcgttttaatctttttatttgatgaagAAGTCAGTATGGAgatgtttgaaaacaaaaatttgaatggttttgaaaaattgtattttttgcgTGAACGTGCTGTTGTAATTAGAATAGTATTGGCCAATAGTCAGCAATATCCTTTTGTCAAACGACATTTTCGCTCATGTGAACAATGCAACCCTTAGGCCtcatatttacataaaattggGTATCATTGGATCCATGGGTAAGTTTTTAATccatttaaacataaaaaaaattaaaaactcttaTTAAAGTACTATAAACATCAAACTCAAAAAATCATCCATTACcggttttatttattttaaaatcacaaaactttACTCAATCATCCACTCTTTGTTACAAATCGGTAAAACAAATAAAGCGTATTGTTGGGTAGCTGAATATTCTTCTGTCCTATTTGTATGACAAAGTCTAGAATAATGTCCACACAATACAtacaaagcaaaataaaaacccacaaatcgtgattatttatttgtttatatctGTTGACATTATATTTGATTCCGTGAAGGTTTTATGATTCTATTCtctacatgtactctgtaatttatcttaatttttttttttttattttaaatttattttatttaatctcaTTTCTATATTATTGAGTTGATATGGGACACCTTGAAATACTTATGTTGATGGAAGAGCATTGCACATGTACATCATACTCAAATTTTTTAACAATCGTTTTAAGgttgtaaaatgtatatattttttgccattatatgcattataaatcTCAGAAAAATGTGAAAACTGTAAAATTCATAATGGGTTTAGAACtttaatttgagaaataaatACTAGTAGCTAATATCTTTCCTTTAATCGATTAAGAGCAAGCATTATTCTGTATTCTGTAGCTCTTTGTAGTCTGTGAAGTGGTTTCTGTCTCAGAGACTCTTGATAAGACTGGATCGCCCCGTGTAGGTCCCCCACAACGTGCTGACAGATCCCAAGTATCTGCCACGAGAGGTCTCTGTACGGTAATGGTACGTATCTCCCGTCATCAGAAAGCAGCTGTGTCTGTAGGTCTGTCAGTGACTGTAGACACTGGGACCGGTTACCTAGTCGGTAGTTACATAACACACTCAACATGTCTGCCAACACATAGGgagaaatatataaatataccatTCCGTTTTCTttgcacaaattttgttcaaaacaaagttcCAAAATATAATAAGTATGACTACACAAACCAATAGAACTTGCCCAAGCCCTCTTAATCCGTCTTGACAGAGACCAACCCGAtacatattcattgtatttCTCTGGGTCTACTCTGTCAAAATACAAAAGATAAGGCTGAATTAGTTTTGGTTTAACAGCAGCTGTAACCCCAAGAGCTTCTCTGAATCTATAAGTTCTGTAATAGTACATagcaatatataaaattttagacACATTTCCTTGCCCACCTGCAGTTTTCAGAAAACTGCATATCAACTTGTCTAATCTGTACAATTTCCGATTACAGTTCGGTGAAATGTTAATAAATTGAAATGCAGTTTCAATAAGAACGTATACAAAACAGTTTTGCACTATCAGTATTTGGTATTCCGTCAGTGATAGCTGTGTTAAACTGCAAATTGATTGCAAGTAAGTATCACTTTTTATTATGCCTTTTACAGGAAAAGTCATTCGATGCACTTCAATGTTGATGCCCGTATCTAATTCTGCCAGGCTGATTGCATGCCCTACTCTAGACTCTATCCTCAAATATCTATCATATAAACTAGTAACTGGTTCAATGATAGATCTAAGTGTCGGACTTAAAAGCAAACAAGATACGCCCATTTCGTAGTATCCGTTTAGTTTTTCTGAAAGATATCTAAGTGTTCCTACACCTTCGGCTGTCGCTAATTTACTGGCAAACATGTTGTTCTGTGGAATAAAAAAGTTTGACAACACACCTCGAAATAaactttgtaataaaaaatttaaacatttccaGAAACTATCTAATAAATCGTTCGGATACCATGAAATATGTCCTATTTGTATAAGCCAAAACATCGTTGTCTTTACAAAATACGAACACAGGAATGGTTTTTCTATGTCACTGTTGACAACCTCCTTAAGGAATATTTTCAGAAGTCCGTAACACAAAAATTGAGTATGGTTCATAGAATAAACAAGTTTTTGTTCTGCCAGAGAAAATGACATTCTCCATTCTAATTCATCTTCATTAATAGCAATTTTACTTCCAACTGGCACAAAGTGACAGCCATGTTTAATAATGTCTTCTAACACGTAGTTAGGAGGCCAGTTATGCAAAGAACATCTTTTTCTCCAACCATCGGTTAAAGGTGACCAACATGGAGAATGGAAACAAAGAGCAAAGTCAAATTCTGTAACGTCATGCACACAGTTTGCACACGGACCGTGAGATTTAGTATTGTCATATGCTCTTGAATCTGTCATTGCAATCAACATGTTTTGTCTCCACCGGGAATTTGATACATACATACCATCATTAAAAAGAAGGAGGTGAAGACAAGAGCCGTAGTCTCACAAATCCTGGTGGTATATCAGAATCCTACATCAGAATTATGGCATGCCTTGATAGATCATAAACATTGCACAGTGATATGTCAGCTATGactttaaaattgaaacttCATATCATCATGTCTATATCGGATGAACCCTTCCCTATAACTTACCACTGCACATAAGCCTGCTTCAAGAATGTTCTAGttcttctaaaaatatttttaataattcatcTGTGTCCATCACCTCCCTCCTGACCGTCACTTCTATCGGTGCCCCTATATAAACACACAGACCCACATACAGGGCCTCAGACGCTAGGCAAGTTTACGGGTTATGATTTAATCCATCTCTCTTTATCATTAACCGATCGCATGTCACTCGCTTCTCTACTTCCGAACCGATATGTCCTCGAAAAAGAATTCTCTTTACGTATGATTTCTTCATGCACTGGTACTTGTTTTAGAGATTGGAAGTTTTATCTCACACACATAAGCTTATTGTATTCAGAGATCTGAAACGTTCAAATTCACTGTTTATGTATCAATCAGTTTCGGTTTATCTATCTATAAGTTGTACTTTGTCATTAACTcatgacttaaaattttcagactATCAATAGGTACCATGAATCATGAAAAACACCTTTTTAACAGATGTATTGTTAATGAAAGTAAATAAAGTATGTAGAATAACgtatttatctaaaaattcGAAACATTACAACAAAATTTATGGTCACATTACAAAATCCTTTGaaagttatttttataatttcctAAGAAATGTTAAGTATAATGTTAATAAGTATAATGCAAACTGCATTGAACGTTTTTAGATTTTCACAAAaccttaacatatatatttttaaaaatttctttggcTACATGGTTGGTATACGAGTTGAACACCAAATTTACAATCAAGGTAAATTCGAAACCTGTATGTATTATAAATGAATGATACACTTTCCCCCATATTCTGGAAGGAGAACATAGGGACTGTACCACTTCGCCTAGATTGGTCGTTTTCGGTGCAATAGAATTGTATTTCAATTATTGAAACAGTTAAATCTTGTTATGAATTTAGagataaataaatgttcatCCAATGATCGTTTGCCTAAGGAAGGACGTTTCAGATCGGCGTGACACTAAAACACATACTATATActgggaaatattcgccccaattttaattttgcctctttcgccctcgttgttaTCGGACGAATTTAAGATTGTGCGAAATCCGAAgtctaaatatttttcttttaaaaaaagctttgtCTGGGCAAATTCATGACGGGCGAAACCGTGCGCACGCGAAGAAGGGGgaattcaagatggggcgaTAATAACCATGTATACAGA
This region includes:
- the LOC105344283 gene encoding agmatinase, mitochondrial, translating into MIPTAHHTFSNPQRTAMKKIVRTALRRSLSTSSRHGGKYNEPLSGNDMPRSGGIASMMRLPVQTDSQGLKACFVGIPMDIGTSNRSGTRLGPRQIRTESALVRRTNIATGASPFDSFQVADVGDVNFNLYNLPKACEDIRDYYRKLISNGCIPLTMGGDHTISYPILQAMKERYGPLGMVHIDAHSDTSDTMLGEKIAHGTPFRRAVEEGCLDPHRVIQIGLRGSTYSVEDYDWARNQGFRVVMAEECWHKSMAPLMSEVRDMMGDRPVYISFDIDGLDPAFAPGTGTPEIGGLTSIQGLEIVRGCRGLNVVGGDLVEVSPSYDLNGTTALTGANLLFEMLCVLPGVKYLR